From Juglans regia cultivar Chandler chromosome 6, Walnut 2.0, whole genome shotgun sequence, the proteins below share one genomic window:
- the LOC108986528 gene encoding uncharacterized protein LOC108986528 codes for MLTLVVTARRLRPYFQAYPVKVQTDVLLRKILQKCDITGQMTSWGKQWQVYVDGSSCRIGGGAGLHIVTDSGERFDYALKLRFKVTNNEEEYEPLLLGLTLARSLSATEVEVKADSQIVVGQVTGQFLTKGENLKRYLQRVGEKRDRFQYFANHQIPRGENQEAGWVTKAASGQEEVPLPDHVVAQTVDIAAVGIWVSAIEQAQYVLAEIHEGVCGNHASKRALALRIARAVYYWPNTHKDADKFARKCLKCQENAPIPHCPPAELTFVTAQWPFVQWGLDLIDPLPTGKGGVKFVIVAVDYFTKWVKAEALATITTRAITNFLWKSIICRFGIPQSFISDNGRNFDVCIIENGAWSSRSKPSIPLQDIRKPTAK; via the exons ATGCTCACTTTAGTAGTCACCGCTAGGAGGCTGAGGCCCTACTTTCAGGCCTACCCCGTAAAGGTCCAAACCGATGTCCTCCTGAGGAAGATATTGCAAAAATGCGACATCACAGGCCAAATGACTAGCTGG GGCAAGCAGTGGCAAGTGTATGTCGACGGTTCGTCTTGTCGGATAGGTGGCGGTGCGGGACTACACATAGTGACAGACTCGGGTGAGAGGTTCGATTATGCGCTCAAACTCAGGTTCAAGGTCACCAACAACGAGGAGGAATATGAGCCGCTCTTGTTAGGACTAACGCTTGCCAGGTCCCTTAGCGCGACTGAAGTTGAAGTAAAAGCTGACTCGCAGATAGTGGTAGGGCAGGTGACCGGACAGTTCCTCACGAAGGGGGAAAATCTAAAAAGATATCTCCAACGAGTGGGAGAAAAACGAGATCGCTTCCAGTATTTTGCCAACCATCAGATTCCTAGAGGAGAGAACCAGGAAGCGGGTTGGGTAACTAAGGCCGCTTCAGGACAAGAAGAGGTCCCGCTTCCGGACCATGTGGTTGCCCAAACTGTTGATATAGCTGCGGTGGGAATTTGGGTGTCAGCTATCGAG CAAGCTCAGTACGTGTTGGCTGAAATCCATGAAGGAGTTTGCGGCAATCACGCGAGCAAGAGGGCATTGGCGCTACGAATTGCTCGGGCAGTGTACTACTGGCCTAATACTCACAAGGATGCCGACAAGTTTGCTCGAAAGTGTCTTAAATGCCAGGAAAACGCCCCTATACCTCATTGCCCACCCGCAGAGCTTACCTTTGTCACTGCTCAGTGGCCCTTCGTCCAATGGGGGTTGGATCTCATCGATCCCCTCCCAACGGGCAAAGGAGGGGTAAAATTTGTCATAGTAGCAGTAGACTACTTTACCAAGTGGGTAAAGGCGGAAGCCTTAGCAACAATCACAACTCGGGCAATAACGAATTTCCTCTGGAAGTCCATAATCTGCCGTTTTGGTATTCCCCAAAGCTTCATCTCTGACAATGGGCGAAATTTTGATGTTTGCATTATCGAGAATGGTGCTTGGAGCTCAAGATCAAAGCCAAGTATTCCTCTCCAAGACATCCGCAAGCCAACGGCCAAGTAG